Proteins from a single region of Catenulispora acidiphila DSM 44928:
- a CDS encoding HSP90 family protein gives MSTEPGHTFQVDLRGLVDLLSHHLYSSPKVYLRELMQNAVDAITARRQLDASAPAQIRIRTGVNGGIQVEDSGIGLTEADVHTFLATIGRSSKRAEDGGLDLSAARQDFIGQFGIGLLACFVVADEITVVSRSARDSNAPAVEWRGRSDGTYQIRALPSGTVAEPGTTVTLIPRADGSEWLEPNRVLRLARHFGSLLRYDVEIVDRFGDVSKVNDTPAVWDRQYGSPLARREALAGYAKSTFDFTPLDTIDLDLPLVGLKGVAFVLPTPVHPTKRSGHRVHLKGMLLSDSAQELVPDWAFFVSCVVDTTGLRPTASREALYEDETLSAVRDAIGERIREWLVGLAASDLTLLRRFIDVHHLAVKALARYDDRLLALLLPWLPFETTDGNVSLDEFARAHPVVLVTQSVEEFRQVAPIAASAGLGVVNGGYVYDRELVHRLPEVRPGVTVADLDPETVSAHLDTVDPAAELAAAAFLARARAVCDKFDTDVALRSFQPVGVPAMLVDNREARHERRRAELSADADELWAGILGSLGSSAPRAQLIVNHLNPLIRKIADIPDAALSETAIEALYGQALLLSRRPLRPADHALLNRSFIGLLEFAAAAAGTNATGGGTGNGNGGNGGGGPAGGTAADTASDARGDV, from the coding sequence GTGAGCACCGAACCCGGCCACACTTTCCAAGTCGACCTGCGGGGACTGGTCGACCTGCTCTCGCACCACCTCTACTCCTCCCCGAAGGTGTATCTGCGGGAGCTGATGCAGAACGCCGTGGACGCCATCACGGCGCGCCGCCAACTGGACGCCTCCGCCCCGGCGCAGATCCGGATCCGGACCGGCGTCAACGGCGGGATCCAGGTCGAGGACTCCGGCATCGGGCTGACCGAGGCCGACGTGCACACCTTCCTGGCGACCATCGGCCGCTCCTCCAAGCGCGCCGAGGACGGCGGGCTGGACCTGTCCGCGGCGCGCCAGGACTTCATCGGGCAGTTCGGCATCGGCCTGCTGGCGTGCTTCGTGGTCGCCGACGAGATCACCGTGGTCTCGCGCAGCGCCCGCGACAGCAACGCGCCGGCGGTGGAATGGCGCGGACGCAGCGACGGCACGTACCAGATCAGGGCCCTGCCTTCGGGCACGGTCGCCGAGCCGGGCACCACGGTCACCCTGATCCCGCGCGCCGACGGCAGCGAGTGGCTGGAGCCCAACCGCGTACTGCGGCTCGCCCGGCACTTCGGCTCGCTGCTGCGCTACGACGTGGAGATCGTCGACCGGTTCGGCGACGTCAGCAAGGTCAACGACACGCCTGCCGTGTGGGACCGGCAGTACGGCTCGCCGCTGGCCCGCCGCGAGGCGCTGGCCGGGTACGCGAAGTCGACGTTCGACTTCACCCCGCTGGACACCATCGACCTGGACCTGCCGCTGGTCGGGCTCAAGGGCGTGGCGTTCGTGCTGCCCACGCCGGTGCACCCGACGAAGCGCTCCGGGCACCGCGTCCACCTCAAGGGCATGCTGCTGTCGGACTCGGCGCAGGAGCTGGTCCCGGACTGGGCTTTCTTCGTGTCCTGCGTCGTGGACACCACAGGGCTGCGGCCGACGGCTTCGCGCGAGGCGCTGTACGAGGACGAGACGCTCTCGGCGGTGCGCGACGCGATCGGCGAGCGGATCCGCGAGTGGCTGGTGGGGCTGGCGGCCTCGGACCTGACGCTGCTGCGGCGCTTCATCGACGTGCACCACCTGGCGGTCAAGGCGCTGGCGCGCTACGACGACCGGCTGCTGGCGCTGCTGCTGCCGTGGCTGCCGTTCGAGACCACCGACGGCAACGTCAGCCTGGACGAGTTCGCCCGCGCGCACCCGGTGGTGCTGGTGACGCAGAGCGTCGAGGAGTTCCGACAGGTCGCGCCGATCGCCGCCTCGGCCGGGCTGGGCGTCGTCAACGGCGGCTACGTGTATGACAGGGAACTGGTTCACCGGCTTCCCGAGGTCCGGCCCGGAGTCACGGTCGCGGACCTGGACCCCGAGACGGTCAGTGCGCACCTGGACACCGTGGACCCGGCGGCGGAGCTGGCCGCGGCGGCGTTCCTGGCGCGGGCGCGGGCGGTCTGCGACAAGTTCGACACCGATGTGGCGCTGCGCTCGTTCCAGCCGGTCGGCGTGCCGGCGATGCTGGTCGACAACCGCGAGGCGCGGCACGAGCGGCGGCGCGCGGAGCTGTCGGCCGACGCCGACGAGCTGTGGGCGGGGATTCTGGGGTCGCTGGGGTCCTCGGCGCCGCGTGCGCAGCTGATCGTCAACCATCTCAACCCCCTGATCCGCAAGATCGCGGACATCCCGGACGCGGCGTTGTCGGAGACCGCGATCGAGGCGCTGTACGGGCAGGCGCTGCTGCTCTCACGCCGTCCGCTGCGGCCGGCGGACCACGCGTTGCTGAACCGGTCGTTCATCGGGCTGTTGGAGTTCGCGGCGGCTGCTGCGGGCACCAACGCCACAGGCGGCGGCACCGGTAACGGCAACGGCGGCAACGGCGGCGGAGGTCCGGCCGGGGGCACGGCGGCGGACACGGCTTCCGACGCGCGGGGGGACGTGTGA